In Chloroflexota bacterium, the genomic window GTCAACCTCGTGGCCCTGCACGTTATCGAGGTGGGTTGGGACCGCCCGGTCCACAACGCCTCCACCCGACAGCGCCGGGCCGGCGAAAAGGTCTTAAGCGACGCCAGCGACGCCCTCGACGATTCGATCTCGGTGCGTCTTATCACGCACTGCGAACAATCGCGCGATGCCGGACGCGCGATCGTTGAATACGCGCGCAAACGGCAAATGCGCGAGATCTTCATCGGCTCGC contains:
- a CDS encoding universal stress protein, which produces MIRLAAQRARSEQVNLVALHVIEVGWDRPVHNASTRQRRAGEKVLSDASDALDDSISVRLITHCEQSRDAGRAIVEYARKRQMREIFIGSHRFLGDVGLDLGTTAAHVLKHAHCPVVLWHENA